In the genome of uncultured Bacteroides sp., one region contains:
- a CDS encoding DEAD/DEAH box helicase — translation MKFSELNLDETVLQALDAMNFDECTPVQEQAIPIILEGRDLIAVAQTGTGKTAAFLLPIINKLSIEKHPEDSINCIIMSPTRELALQIDQQMEGFSYFMPVSSVAVYGGSDGVMFEQQRKGLSLGADVVIATPGRLLSHLSLGYVDLSKVSYFVLDEADRMLDMGFYDDIMQVVKQMPKERQTIMFSATMPANIQKLANNILNNPVEIKLAVSKPAEKIVQAAYVCYENQKINIIQSLFLQEVPEKVIIFASSKLKVKEVTKALKRLKLEVGEMHSDLDQPQREFIMREFKNGRINILVATDIVSRGIDIDDIRLVINYDVPHDSEDYVHRIGRTARANNDGVAITFVNEKEQTAFKSIEKFLEKDIYKIPVPEELGETPEYNPRSHSGGHGGNFKGKKKFSGKKKENKD, via the coding sequence ATGAAATTTTCCGAGCTTAATTTAGATGAAACCGTACTTCAGGCACTAGATGCTATGAACTTTGATGAATGCACACCAGTGCAGGAACAAGCCATTCCCATAATTCTTGAAGGCAGAGATTTAATAGCTGTTGCACAGACAGGTACAGGTAAAACTGCGGCCTTTTTGCTCCCTATTATAAATAAACTTTCCATAGAGAAACACCCTGAAGATTCGATAAACTGCATCATTATGTCTCCTACTCGTGAGCTGGCTCTGCAAATTGATCAGCAAATGGAAGGCTTTTCATACTTCATGCCTGTTTCAAGTGTAGCAGTATATGGCGGTAGTGATGGCGTTATGTTTGAGCAACAAAGAAAAGGACTGTCATTAGGAGCTGATGTTGTAATAGCTACTCCTGGTCGTCTTTTGAGCCATTTAAGTTTAGGATACGTAGATCTTTCAAAGGTTTCATATTTTGTGCTTGATGAAGCTGATCGTATGCTCGATATGGGATTTTATGATGATATTATGCAGGTAGTCAAACAAATGCCAAAAGAGCGTCAGACTATTATGTTCTCTGCAACAATGCCTGCTAATATTCAGAAACTAGCAAACAATATATTAAACAATCCTGTAGAGATAAAGCTTGCAGTTTCAAAACCTGCAGAAAAAATTGTTCAGGCTGCATACGTTTGCTATGAAAATCAGAAAATAAACATCATTCAAAGTCTTTTTTTACAAGAAGTACCCGAAAAGGTTATCATATTTGCTTCTTCAAAACTTAAGGTTAAAGAAGTGACCAAAGCTTTGAAAAGATTAAAGCTTGAGGTAGGCGAAATGCATTCCGATCTGGATCAGCCACAACGCGAATTCATAATGCGTGAATTTAAAAATGGCCGGATCAATATATTAGTTGCTACAGATATTGTTTCCCGTGGTATCGATATTGATGACATCCGCTTAGTTATAAATTATGATGTACCTCATGATAGCGAAGATTATGTTCACAGAATAGGTCGTACTGCTCGTGCAAACAACGATGGTGTAGCCATTACTTTTGTTAATGAGAAAGAGCAGACTGCGTTTAAGTCAATTGAAAAATTCCTGGAAAAAGACATTTATAAAATTCCGGTTCCTGAAGAATTGGGAGAAACTCCTGAATATAATCCTCGTTCACATAGTGGTGGCCATGGTGGAAATTTCAAAGGAAAAAAGAAATTTTCAGGTAAAAAGAAAGAAAATAAGGATTAG
- the ileS gene encoding isoleucine--tRNA ligase, with translation MSKRFTEYSQFDLSQVNKDVLKKWDENGVFAKSMTEREGCPSFVFFEGPPSANGMPGIHHVMARSIKDIFCRYKTMKGFQVMRKAGWDTHGLPVELGVEKALGITKEDIGKSITVAEYNAACRKDVMKYTKEWEDLTHKMGYWVDMKDPYITYDNRYIETLWWLLKQLYKKGLLYKGYTIQPYSPAAGTGLSSHELNQPGCYRDVKDTTVVAQFKMKNPKPEMAAWGNPYFIAWTTTPWTLPSNTALCVGPNISYVAVQSFNTYTGEPITVVLAKDLVNAHFNPKAAELNLEDYKVGDKLVPFKVIAEYKGADLVGMEYEQLIPWVNPGEGAFRVIPGDYVTTEDGTGIVHIAPTFGADDARVAKAAGVPPLQLVNKKGELRPMVDLTGKFYTLDVLDEEFVKEKVNVELYSEYAGRFVKNDYDPKLTEKDETLDVSICMMMKAANLAFKIEKHVHNYPHCWRTDKPVLYYPLDSWFIKSTACKERMIELNKTINWKPESTGTGRFGKWLENLNDWNLSRSRYWGTPLPIWRSEDNAAEICIESVEQLYNEIEKSIKAGFMKENPYKGFEAGVYSKENYDKIDLHRPYVDDIILVSEDGKPMKRESDLIDVWFDSGAMPYAQIHYPFENKEILDNREVYPADFIAEGVDQTRGWFFTLHAIASMIFDNVAYKAVISNGLVLDKNGNKMSKRLGNAVDPFSTIEKYGSDPLRWYMITNSSPWDNLKFDVEGIEEVRRKFFGTLYNTYSFFSLYANVDNFAYQEADIPVNERPEIDRWILSVLNSLIKEVDTCYNEYEPTKAGRLISDFVNDNLSNWYVRLNRKRFWGGEYTQDKLSAYQTLYTCLEAVAKLMSPIAPFYADRLYTDLINATGRDNVVSVHLAKFPEFDSNLIDRDLEARMQMAQDVTSMVLALRRKVSIKVRQPLQCIMIPVVDQEQKAHIEAVKSLIMNEVNVKDIKFVDETAGVLVKKVKCDFKKLGPKFGKQMKAVAAQVAEMPQSAIAELEKNGKYTLIIDGSEAILEATDVEIFSEDIPGWLVANEGKLTVALEVTITEDLRKEGIARELVNRIQNIRKSSGFEITDKIKITLSKNAQTDDAVNEYNSYICNQVLSNSLTLADEVKDSTELNFDDFSLFVNIVKE, from the coding sequence ATGAGTAAGAGATTTACTGAATATTCTCAGTTTGACCTCTCGCAGGTGAACAAAGATGTACTAAAGAAATGGGATGAAAACGGAGTTTTCGCCAAAAGTATGACAGAACGTGAAGGCTGTCCTTCATTTGTGTTTTTTGAAGGACCTCCATCGGCTAATGGTATGCCGGGTATTCACCACGTAATGGCTCGTTCTATTAAGGATATTTTCTGTCGCTATAAAACAATGAAAGGTTTTCAGGTGATGCGTAAAGCCGGATGGGATACGCACGGACTACCTGTTGAACTAGGCGTTGAGAAAGCTTTAGGTATTACAAAAGAGGATATTGGAAAATCAATTACTGTAGCCGAATATAATGCTGCATGTCGTAAAGACGTAATGAAGTATACTAAGGAGTGGGAAGATTTGACTCACAAAATGGGATATTGGGTGGATATGAAAGATCCTTATATCACTTATGACAACCGTTATATTGAAACTCTTTGGTGGCTTTTAAAGCAACTATACAAAAAAGGATTACTGTATAAAGGATATACCATTCAACCATATTCTCCTGCTGCAGGAACCGGACTTAGCTCTCACGAGTTAAATCAGCCGGGATGTTACCGCGACGTGAAAGATACTACTGTGGTAGCTCAGTTTAAGATGAAGAATCCGAAACCGGAAATGGCTGCCTGGGGTAATCCTTATTTTATAGCATGGACAACCACTCCATGGACTTTGCCTTCAAATACTGCACTTTGTGTAGGACCAAACATATCTTATGTAGCTGTTCAGTCTTTCAATACTTATACTGGCGAACCTATCACAGTAGTATTAGCAAAGGATTTGGTTAATGCACACTTTAACCCTAAAGCTGCTGAACTGAATCTGGAAGATTACAAAGTAGGCGACAAGCTGGTTCCATTTAAAGTTATTGCAGAATATAAAGGTGCCGACCTTGTAGGCATGGAATACGAACAACTGATACCTTGGGTGAATCCGGGCGAAGGTGCTTTCCGTGTTATCCCTGGTGATTATGTTACTACGGAAGATGGTACGGGTATTGTACATATTGCTCCAACCTTTGGTGCGGACGATGCGCGTGTAGCGAAAGCTGCCGGAGTTCCTCCATTGCAACTGGTAAACAAGAAAGGCGAGCTTCGCCCAATGGTGGACTTAACAGGTAAATTCTATACTTTAGATGTACTTGATGAAGAATTTGTAAAAGAGAAGGTTAACGTAGAATTATATAGTGAATATGCTGGCCGTTTTGTGAAGAATGACTACGATCCTAAGCTTACAGAAAAAGATGAAACTTTGGATGTAAGCATCTGTATGATGATGAAGGCTGCCAACCTTGCTTTCAAGATTGAAAAGCATGTACACAACTATCCTCACTGCTGGCGTACTGATAAACCTGTACTTTACTATCCATTAGATAGCTGGTTTATCAAATCTACTGCTTGCAAGGAACGTATGATAGAACTTAACAAAACAATAAACTGGAAACCGGAATCTACCGGAACAGGTCGTTTTGGAAAATGGTTGGAGAATCTGAATGACTGGAACCTGAGCCGTTCTCGTTACTGGGGAACTCCGCTTCCGATCTGGCGTTCTGAAGATAACGCTGCCGAAATCTGCATTGAATCTGTAGAGCAACTATATAATGAAATAGAGAAATCTATCAAAGCCGGATTCATGAAAGAGAATCCTTATAAGGGATTTGAGGCTGGCGTATATTCTAAAGAGAATTATGACAAGATTGACTTGCACCGTCCGTATGTGGATGATATTATCTTGGTATCGGAAGATGGCAAACCAATGAAACGTGAAAGCGACTTGATCGACGTATGGTTCGATTCTGGCGCAATGCCTTACGCTCAGATCCATTATCCTTTCGAAAACAAGGAAATTCTGGATAATCGTGAAGTATATCCTGCTGATTTCATTGCCGAAGGTGTGGACCAGACTCGTGGATGGTTCTTTACTCTTCATGCAATTGCATCAATGATATTTGATAATGTAGCTTACAAAGCTGTAATATCTAATGGATTGGTGTTGGATAAGAACGGAAACAAGATGTCTAAACGTTTGGGTAACGCTGTAGATCCATTCTCTACTATTGAGAAATACGGATCGGATCCTTTACGTTGGTACATGATTACCAATTCTTCTCCATGGGATAACCTAAAATTTGACGTAGAAGGTATTGAAGAAGTTCGCCGTAAGTTCTTTGGTACATTATATAATACTTACTCATTCTTCTCTCTGTATGCAAACGTAGATAACTTTGCATATCAGGAAGCAGATATTCCGGTAAACGAACGCCCTGAGATTGACCGATGGATATTGTCTGTACTCAACTCCTTGATTAAGGAAGTTGATACTTGCTATAATGAATACGAACCCACAAAAGCAGGTCGTTTAATCTCTGACTTTGTAAATGACAATCTGTCTAACTGGTACGTCCGCTTGAACCGTAAACGTTTCTGGGGTGGTGAATATACTCAGGATAAGCTTTCGGCTTATCAAACATTATATACTTGCCTGGAAGCAGTTGCTAAATTAATGTCGCCAATCGCTCCGTTCTATGCGGATCGTTTATATACAGACTTAATCAACGCAACCGGACGCGATAACGTTGTTTCTGTTCACCTAGCTAAGTTCCCTGAATTTGATTCAAATCTAATAGACAGAGATCTGGAAGCAAGAATGCAAATGGCTCAGGATGTTACTTCTATGGTATTGGCATTACGCCGCAAAGTAAGTATTAAAGTTCGTCAGCCACTTCAATGTATCATGATTCCGGTAGTAGACCAAGAGCAAAAAGCTCATATCGAAGCAGTGAAATCACTTATTATGAATGAGGTAAACGTGAAGGATATCAAGTTTGTAGATGAAACTGCTGGTGTATTGGTGAAAAAAGTAAAATGTGATTTCAAGAAATTGGGCCCAAAATTCGGGAAACAGATGAAAGCTGTTGCCGCTCAGGTTGCAGAAATGCCACAAAGCGCAATCGCCGAACTTGAGAAAAATGGTAAGTATACATTAATTATTGACGGTAGCGAAGCTATTCTTGAAGCTACAGATGTAGAAATCTTTAGTGAAGACATCCCAGGATGGTTAGTAGCTAATGAAGGAAAACTAACTGTTGCTCTTGAGGTTACCATCACTGAAGATCTTCGTAAGGAAGGTATAGCCCGTGAGCTGGTTAATCGTATTCAAAATATCCGCAAATCAAGTGGATTTGAAATTACAGATAAAATAAAAATTACTCTATCTAAAAATGCACAGACAGATGATGCGGTAAATGAATATAATTCTTATATTTGTAACCAAGTATTATCTAATTCCCTTACATTAGCCGATGAAGTAAAGGATAGTACAGAATTGAATTTTGATGATTTCTCTTTATTTGTGAATATAGTAAAAGAATAA
- the tgt gene encoding tRNA guanosine(34) transglycosylase Tgt: protein MTFDLQYTDSKSNARAGLITTDHGQIETPIFMPVGTVGSVKAVHQTELMQDINAQIILGNTYHLYLRPGLDVLEKAGGLHKFNSFDRPMLTDSGGFQVFSLSGIRKLREEGAEFRSHIDGSKHIFTPEKVMDIERTIGADIMMAFDECPPGDSDYEYAKKSLGLTHRWLDRCIKRFNETEPKYGYNQSLFPIVQGCVYPDLRKQSAEFIASKGCDGNAIGGLAVGEPVDKMYEMIELVNEILPKDKPRYLMGVGTPVNILEGIERGVDMFDCVMPTRNGRNGMLFTKDGIMNMRNKKWEADFSPIEADGASYVDTLYSRAYLRHLFHAKELLAMQIASVHNLAFYLWLVGEARKHIIAGDFSTWKPMMVNRISTRL, encoded by the coding sequence ATGACATTCGACTTACAATATACGGATTCAAAATCAAATGCTCGTGCCGGTTTAATTACTACCGATCACGGGCAAATTGAGACCCCTATTTTTATGCCTGTTGGAACAGTTGGATCTGTTAAGGCAGTACATCAGACAGAATTAATGCAGGATATTAATGCGCAGATAATTCTGGGAAATACTTATCATCTTTACTTGCGTCCAGGATTGGACGTTTTAGAAAAAGCTGGTGGCTTACACAAATTTAATAGTTTTGATCGCCCTATGCTTACTGATAGTGGCGGTTTCCAGGTCTTTTCTTTATCAGGTATTCGTAAATTACGGGAAGAGGGAGCTGAATTCCGTTCTCACATTGATGGAAGCAAACATATCTTCACTCCTGAAAAAGTAATGGATATTGAGCGTACCATTGGTGCCGATATTATGATGGCGTTTGATGAGTGCCCTCCGGGCGATTCTGATTATGAGTATGCAAAGAAATCATTAGGGCTGACCCACAGATGGCTCGATCGCTGTATTAAACGATTCAACGAGACTGAGCCTAAGTATGGTTACAATCAGTCATTATTCCCTATTGTTCAGGGATGTGTTTATCCGGATTTGCGTAAACAATCGGCAGAATTCATTGCATCAAAAGGATGTGATGGAAATGCCATTGGAGGACTTGCAGTAGGCGAACCTGTAGATAAAATGTATGAGATGATTGAACTGGTAAATGAAATTTTACCTAAAGATAAGCCTCGTTACCTTATGGGGGTTGGTACTCCGGTGAATATTCTGGAAGGTATTGAGCGTGGAGTGGATATGTTCGATTGTGTGATGCCTACACGTAACGGCCGAAATGGTATGTTGTTTACAAAAGATGGTATTATGAACATGCGCAATAAGAAATGGGAAGCAGACTTCTCTCCTATTGAGGCTGACGGTGCATCCTATGTTGATACACTATATTCAAGAGCTTATTTGCGTCATTTGTTCCATGCAAAGGAATTATTGGCCATGCAGATTGCATCCGTTCATAATCTGGCATTTTACTTATGGTTGGTCGGTGAAGCTCGTAAACATATTATTGCCGGAGATTTTTCTACTTGGAAACCCATGATGGTTAATCGTATCTCGACAAGATTATAA
- a CDS encoding TraR/DksA C4-type zinc finger protein: MAEKTRYSDVELDEFRGIINEKLEKAQKDYDQLKLSIMNQDGNDIIDTSPTYKVLEEGANTLSKEEVGRLALRQQKFIQSLQAALVRIENKTYGICRETGKLIPAERLRAVPHATLSIEAKNDGKK, encoded by the coding sequence ATGGCAGAAAAAACGAGATATTCTGATGTGGAACTAGACGAATTCCGCGGCATTATAAATGAGAAACTTGAAAAAGCTCAGAAAGATTATGACCAGCTTAAATTAAGCATCATGAATCAGGATGGCAATGATATCATTGATACATCTCCAACTTACAAAGTATTGGAAGAAGGAGCTAATACGCTATCAAAAGAAGAAGTAGGTCGATTGGCATTAAGACAGCAAAAATTCATTCAAAGTCTTCAGGCTGCCTTGGTACGTATTGAAAATAAAACATACGGTATTTGTCGTGAAACAGGGAAACTGATTCCTGCAGAACGATTGCGAGCTGTGCCTCATGCTACATTGAGCATTGAAGCTAAAAATGACGGAAAAAAATAA
- a CDS encoding DUF4296 domain-containing protein, which yields MNKNKLNKYFIGFVVAFCIGFSACKKKMPDDVLSKGNMEDVLVDYHIAKAMSENLPPEERYKQALYLDYVFKKNGITEEAFDHSLAWYSRNTEDFAKIYERVNKRLSSQKEDIKNLIASSSDDEQQQSETGDTVNVWHKQKIFKLTKAAVSNKFYFTIYPDSNYRERDILLWSIRCTFISAKEHPQEAFMSMNVEYVNDSVISDSRPITYSGQYNIRIQNESSNKIRAIKGFVYYNQLSHYPQDALIVDKISMTRLHIKSNGSTYFVKPSPVSKPDSVKKDSVKKQGVIQETKQVGHDSLIRNDIRISGPRRRSVRVKSNEERLINSQQNQQPQGTRK from the coding sequence ATGAACAAGAACAAACTAAATAAATATTTTATAGGGTTTGTAGTTGCTTTTTGCATCGGTTTTTCCGCTTGTAAGAAGAAAATGCCTGATGATGTACTTTCAAAAGGTAATATGGAAGACGTTTTGGTTGATTATCATATAGCTAAAGCAATGAGTGAAAATCTGCCACCAGAGGAACGTTATAAACAAGCTCTCTATTTAGATTATGTTTTTAAGAAAAACGGCATAACCGAAGAAGCATTTGATCATTCATTAGCATGGTATTCACGTAATACAGAGGACTTTGCAAAAATATACGAAAGAGTAAATAAAAGATTAAGTTCTCAGAAAGAGGATATTAAGAATTTAATTGCTTCAAGTAGTGATGATGAACAACAGCAATCGGAAACAGGTGATACTGTAAATGTATGGCACAAACAGAAAATATTCAAACTAACTAAAGCAGCTGTTTCAAACAAATTCTACTTTACTATTTATCCTGATAGTAATTATAGAGAACGTGATATTTTGTTATGGTCTATTCGATGTACCTTTATTTCTGCAAAAGAACATCCTCAGGAAGCATTTATGTCAATGAATGTTGAATATGTGAATGATTCTGTGATCTCTGATTCCAGACCTATTACTTATTCAGGACAATATAATATACGGATACAAAATGAATCTAGCAACAAAATTAGAGCAATTAAAGGTTTTGTATATTATAATCAGTTGAGCCATTATCCACAAGATGCTTTAATTGTTGACAAAATATCAATGACAAGATTACATATTAAGAGTAACGGTAGTACTTATTTTGTAAAGCCTTCTCCTGTAAGCAAACCTGATTCAGTGAAAAAAGATTCAGTGAAAAAGCAGGGAGTAATACAAGAGACAAAGCAAGTTGGTCATGATAGTTTGATTAGGAATGACATAAGAATATCTGGTCCTCGCCGTAGAAGCGTACGCGTTAAAAGCAACGAGGAACGTCTTATTAATAGCCAACAGAATCAGCAACCTCAAGGAACCAGAAAATGA
- a CDS encoding TlpA disulfide reductase family protein, whose protein sequence is MKYVKWLFVVLLITSLTSFVGKDKPTGGLNIGDVAPDFSIGTTLKNQKLELKDLKGQYVLINFWASYDAQSRMQNVILNNAIMTSFNKVKFVSVSFDEYQSIFKETIRKDQIASPICFVETKGESSKLFKDYSLNRGFNSYLLDENGVIIAKNISLSQLSSLLN, encoded by the coding sequence ATGAAGTATGTAAAATGGCTTTTTGTTGTATTATTAATTACTTCCTTGACCTCTTTTGTTGGAAAAGACAAACCCACCGGTGGTTTGAACATTGGAGATGTAGCTCCCGATTTTAGTATTGGAACTACTCTCAAAAATCAAAAACTTGAATTGAAAGACCTGAAAGGTCAGTATGTGCTAATTAATTTTTGGGCAAGTTATGATGCACAGTCACGTATGCAAAATGTTATTTTAAACAATGCAATCATGACTTCTTTCAATAAAGTAAAATTTGTTTCTGTTTCGTTTGATGAATATCAGTCGATATTTAAGGAAACAATAAGAAAAGATCAAATAGCATCACCAATCTGTTTTGTAGAAACAAAAGGTGAATCCTCCAAATTGTTTAAGGATTATAGCTTAAACAGAGGTTTTAATAGCTATTTATTAGATGAAAATGGTGTAATTATTGCCAAAAACATCTCTTTATCACAACTCTCTTCTTTATTAAATTAA
- a CDS encoding LptF/LptG family permease, translating to MDKKILKRLDWYIIKKFLGTYFFSIALIISIAVVFDINEKMDKFMENEAPLKAIVFQYYMNFIPYFVNLFSPLFVFIAVIFFTSKLAENSEIIAMFASGISFKRMLRPYMISAAIISLCTYGLGAYIIPKGNITKLNFEDRYIKKKKQDFVRNVQLEVDTSVIAYIERYQDYNKTGYHFSLDKFKDKKLVSHLTAQSITYDSTSVYKWTIHDYMVRELNGLREKLYRGTKKDTTIIMEPSDFLIMKNQQETMTSPKLREYIIKQKQRGFANIKVFEIEYERRIAISFASFILTTIGVALSSRRVKGGMGLHLGLGLALSFSYIMFQTVSSTFAINGNVPPVIAVWIPNLVFMIIAVILYRNAPK from the coding sequence ATGGATAAAAAGATTCTTAAACGGTTAGATTGGTACATCATAAAGAAATTTCTAGGGACATATTTCTTCTCCATCGCCTTGATTATCTCTATCGCGGTGGTGTTCGATATCAATGAAAAAATGGATAAATTTATGGAAAATGAAGCTCCGTTAAAAGCTATCGTTTTTCAGTATTACATGAACTTTATCCCTTACTTTGTAAACCTGTTTAGTCCTCTATTCGTCTTTATTGCAGTAATCTTCTTTACTTCAAAATTAGCCGAGAATTCAGAAATAATTGCCATGTTTGCAAGTGGTATATCATTTAAAAGAATGCTGCGCCCTTACATGATTTCGGCTGCTATTATTTCGCTTTGTACTTATGGACTTGGTGCTTATATAATCCCAAAAGGAAATATTACGAAACTTAATTTTGAAGATAGATACATTAAAAAGAAGAAACAGGATTTTGTTCGTAATGTCCAGTTAGAAGTTGATACATCTGTTATTGCTTATATTGAAAGATATCAGGATTATAATAAAACAGGCTATCATTTTTCTTTGGATAAATTCAAAGATAAGAAGTTGGTCTCACATCTCACAGCGCAATCAATAACATATGACTCAACATCTGTCTATAAATGGACTATTCATGATTATATGGTCAGAGAGTTAAATGGACTGAGGGAAAAGCTTTATCGTGGAACGAAGAAGGATACTACAATTATAATGGAACCGTCAGACTTTCTGATTATGAAAAATCAGCAGGAAACAATGACAAGTCCAAAGTTACGCGAATATATTATAAAACAGAAACAGCGTGGATTTGCAAATATAAAGGTGTTTGAAATAGAATATGAACGACGCATTGCTATCTCCTTTGCTTCTTTTATCCTTACTACAATAGGTGTTGCTCTTTCCTCAAGAAGAGTAAAAGGAGGAATGGGGCTTCATTTAGGATTAGGTTTAGCTCTTAGTTTCTCTTATATTATGTTTCAGACCGTGTCGTCTACATTTGCTATTAATGGAAATGTACCGCCAGTAATAGCAGTCTGGATTCCTAATCTGGTCTTTATGATCATTGCAGTTATTCTTTATCGGAATGCTCCAAAATAA
- a CDS encoding lipoprotein signal peptidase: MKIKITKGQLSVLIILSVLVIDQIIKVLVKTGMYLHENIRVCGNWFYIYFTENNGMAFGMELFGKLFLTSFRIIAVALIGYYITKVVKKNLKTGYIVCLSMILAGALGNIIDSVLYGVIFGPSVPEGYLNSSLATFMPEGGGYSSLLYGKVVDMFYFPIIDTTWPSWIPIVGGNHFIFFSPIFNFADASISCGIIALLLFYSKYLNEGHLTKKEAINKDEQEQTK; the protein is encoded by the coding sequence ATGAAGATAAAAATTACAAAAGGACAGTTATCTGTCCTTATTATACTTTCTGTACTTGTAATAGACCAAATTATAAAGGTCCTGGTTAAAACAGGAATGTATTTACATGAGAATATTCGTGTTTGCGGGAATTGGTTTTACATTTATTTTACTGAAAATAACGGAATGGCTTTCGGAATGGAATTATTCGGAAAGCTATTTCTCACTTCATTCCGAATCATTGCTGTTGCATTAATTGGTTATTATATTACCAAGGTTGTTAAGAAGAATCTGAAAACAGGCTATATTGTTTGTCTTTCAATGATTTTAGCAGGTGCTTTAGGTAATATAATTGACAGTGTACTTTATGGAGTGATTTTTGGGCCAAGTGTTCCGGAAGGTTATTTAAATTCTTCTTTGGCAACATTTATGCCTGAAGGTGGAGGATATTCTTCCTTGTTATATGGTAAAGTAGTGGATATGTTTTATTTCCCTATCATTGATACAACATGGCCAAGCTGGATACCTATTGTAGGTGGAAACCATTTTATATTTTTCAGTCCTATTTTTAATTTTGCAGACGCTTCAATTAGTTGTGGTATTATTGCTCTTCTTCTCTTTTATAGTAAATATCTGAATGAAGGTCATCTTACTAAAAAAGAAGCAATCAATAAAGATGAACAAGAACAAACTAAATAA
- the serB gene encoding phosphoserine phosphatase SerB, with protein MNKSGTELILIRITGEDRPGLTASVTEILSKYDVTILDIGQADIHNTLSLGILFKTKEQHSGFIMKELLFKASSLGITIRFYPISFEEYENWVSMQGKNRYILTLLGRKLSATQISAVTRIVADQGMNIDAIKRLTGRIPLDERKANIRSCIELSVRGNPKNQIEMQAQLLKLSADLEMDYSFQLDNMYRRMRRLICFDMDSTLIETEVIDELAIKAGVGDEVKAITESAMRGEIDFTESFRRRVALLKGLDESVMKEIAENLPITEGVDRLMFVLKRYGYKIAILSGGFTYFGNYLKQKYGIDYVYANELEIVDGKLTGNYLGDVVDGKRKAELLRLIAQVENVDIAQTIAVGDGANDLPMLGIAGLGIAYHAKPKVKLNAKQSINTIGLDGVLYFLGFKDSYLEEQGKL; from the coding sequence ATGAATAAATCAGGGACAGAGTTAATCCTAATCCGTATTACAGGTGAAGATCGTCCTGGTCTGACTGCTTCTGTTACAGAGATTCTATCGAAATACGATGTAACAATATTAGATATCGGTCAGGCCGATATACACAATACATTATCGTTGGGTATTCTTTTTAAAACAAAAGAACAGCACTCTGGTTTTATAATGAAAGAGCTTTTATTTAAAGCTTCTTCTTTGGGGATAACCATACGTTTTTATCCTATTTCATTTGAAGAATATGAGAATTGGGTAAGCATGCAAGGAAAGAATAGGTATATACTGACTCTCCTTGGGCGCAAACTATCTGCAACTCAAATATCTGCCGTTACAAGAATTGTAGCCGATCAGGGGATGAATATTGATGCTATAAAGAGACTAACTGGTCGTATTCCTCTGGATGAAAGAAAGGCAAATATCCGTTCATGTATTGAATTATCTGTCCGTGGAAATCCAAAGAATCAGATAGAGATGCAGGCACAGCTATTGAAACTTTCAGCTGATTTGGAAATGGATTACTCATTTCAGTTAGACAATATGTATCGCAGGATGCGTCGTTTGATTTGTTTTGATATGGATTCAACTCTAATTGAGACAGAGGTCATTGATGAACTTGCAATTAAAGCCGGAGTTGGTGATGAGGTGAAAGCTATCACTGAGAGTGCTATGCGAGGCGAAATTGATTTTACGGAGAGCTTTCGCAGAAGAGTTGCCTTGCTGAAAGGACTTGATGAGTCTGTTATGAAGGAAATAGCCGAAAATCTGCCAATAACAGAAGGTGTAGACCGTTTGATGTTCGTACTTAAACGTTATGGATATAAAATTGCTATTCTTTCAGGAGGGTTTACTTATTTTGGTAACTATCTGAAACAGAAATATGGAATAGATTATGTCTATGCAAATGAGTTAGAGATTGTTGATGGGAAACTTACCGGAAATTATTTAGGTGATGTGGTTGATGGAAAACGAAAAGCTGAACTATTACGACTAATTGCTCAGGTTGAAAATGTAGATATAGCTCAGACCATTGCAGTTGGTGACGGAGCAAACGATCTTCCAATGCTTGGCATTGCCGGATTGGGTATTGCTTATCATGCAAAACCAAAGGTTAAGCTAAATGCAAAGCAGTCTATTAATACAATAGGGTTAGATGGTGTTTTATATTTCTTAGGATTTAAGGATTCATATTTGGAAGAACAAGGAAAACTATAA